Proteins encoded within one genomic window of Flavobacterium gilvum:
- a CDS encoding GH92 family glycosyl hydrolase, translating to MQSYKFKITILAMASFFLTNPVIAQEKTKNESKSNYTQYVNPYIGSGGHGHVFLGANVPFGAVQLGPSTIFEGWDWCSGYNYSSNTILGFTHTHLSGTGIGDLNDILLLPATGKVALNKADKKDPNGYGSTFSHQNEVVKPGYYSVLLDKYNVKAELTTSERVGFHKYTFNSKEEAHVLLDLTDGLGWDSPKQTMIQKTGSKTIIGYRHSKGWADDQRLFFAMEFSEDISNIALYDSIAIKSGLQGEGKKMKAILDFKNKKGNVIMVKVGISPVSTENALANIKVEIPNWDFSKAVQNADAKWNKALAKIDIKANPDTKTIFYTSLYHTMFAPSIFNDANGDYRGTDKKVYKNSGFTNYTTFSLWDTYRALHPLYTIIQEDKINDIVKTFLAIYQQQGRLPVWHLMGNETDCMNGNHSIAVIVDAYFKGYRNYDVNLAYEAIKKTAMQNRAGMDYVQKIQYIPADSQLETVANALEYAIDDWCIARMAKDLNKMDDYAYFTKRAELYKQYFDKNTGFMRGKLANGQWREPFNPLASSHRKDDYVEGNAWQYTWLVPQDPYGLIDLFGGDQKFIEKFDQLFTLTEKVAGEEASPDISGLIGQYAQGNEPSHHIPYLYAYVGQPWKTAKIVRQVFDQFYTTKIDGICGNEDVGQMSAWYVLSSMGFYAVNPAKGIYVFGSPAVDEAVIHYKENISFKITAVNNSKTNIYIQKVEYNGKPYTKSYITHDMIVKGGELKLYMGSQPSMTFGVAKADRPL from the coding sequence ATGCAATCTTACAAATTTAAAATTACCATCCTTGCAATGGCAAGTTTCTTTTTGACGAATCCCGTTATTGCACAGGAAAAAACAAAAAACGAATCGAAAAGCAATTACACCCAATATGTAAATCCGTACATTGGTTCTGGTGGTCACGGACACGTTTTTTTGGGTGCCAATGTTCCTTTTGGGGCTGTTCAATTGGGGCCGTCGACTATTTTTGAAGGTTGGGATTGGTGCAGTGGTTATAATTATTCGAGTAATACTATTCTCGGGTTCACGCACACCCATTTGAGCGGAACTGGAATTGGCGATTTGAACGATATTCTTCTGTTGCCGGCAACTGGAAAAGTAGCTCTAAACAAAGCAGATAAAAAAGATCCGAATGGTTACGGTTCTACTTTCTCCCATCAAAATGAAGTCGTAAAACCTGGTTATTACAGCGTTCTTTTGGACAAATACAACGTAAAAGCAGAATTGACTACATCAGAAAGAGTTGGTTTTCATAAATACACTTTCAATTCAAAAGAAGAAGCGCACGTCTTACTTGACCTCACTGATGGTTTGGGTTGGGACAGTCCAAAACAAACAATGATTCAAAAAACAGGGAGCAAAACCATTATTGGTTATCGACACTCCAAAGGCTGGGCTGATGACCAACGTTTGTTTTTTGCAATGGAATTTTCGGAAGATATTTCAAATATTGCTTTGTATGACAGTATCGCTATAAAAAGCGGACTTCAAGGCGAGGGCAAAAAAATGAAAGCTATTTTGGATTTTAAAAACAAAAAAGGAAATGTCATCATGGTTAAAGTGGGAATTTCGCCAGTAAGTACCGAAAACGCTTTAGCCAATATCAAAGTCGAAATTCCGAATTGGGATTTCTCAAAAGCTGTTCAAAACGCAGATGCAAAATGGAACAAAGCTTTGGCCAAAATTGACATTAAAGCCAATCCTGATACTAAAACAATTTTCTACACTTCCTTATATCATACGATGTTTGCCCCATCAATTTTTAATGATGCAAATGGAGATTATAGAGGAACGGATAAAAAAGTTTATAAAAACAGTGGTTTTACCAACTACACCACCTTCTCTTTATGGGACACCTATCGTGCATTACACCCGCTTTACACAATTATCCAAGAGGATAAAATCAATGATATTGTAAAAACATTTTTGGCGATTTACCAACAACAAGGGAGATTACCCGTTTGGCATTTGATGGGAAATGAAACTGATTGTATGAACGGAAACCACTCCATTGCCGTAATTGTCGATGCTTATTTTAAAGGATATCGCAATTACGATGTGAATTTGGCTTACGAAGCCATCAAAAAGACAGCGATGCAAAACCGTGCGGGTATGGATTATGTACAAAAAATACAATACATCCCGGCAGACAGTCAGTTGGAAACCGTTGCCAATGCTTTGGAATACGCCATCGATGATTGGTGTATTGCCCGAATGGCAAAGGATTTAAACAAAATGGACGATTATGCTTATTTCACCAAAAGAGCCGAATTATACAAACAATATTTTGATAAAAATACCGGTTTCATGCGCGGAAAATTAGCAAATGGACAATGGAGAGAACCTTTCAATCCGTTGGCTTCATCCCACCGAAAAGACGATTATGTAGAAGGAAATGCTTGGCAATACACTTGGTTGGTACCTCAAGATCCTTATGGTTTGATTGATTTATTTGGCGGAGACCAAAAATTTATCGAGAAATTTGATCAACTGTTTACACTGACAGAAAAAGTAGCCGGCGAAGAAGCTTCACCAGATATCAGTGGGTTGATTGGCCAATATGCGCAAGGAAATGAACCGAGTCACCACATTCCGTATTTGTATGCTTATGTGGGACAACCTTGGAAAACAGCCAAAATAGTTCGTCAGGTTTTTGACCAATTTTATACCACCAAAATTGACGGAATTTGTGGAAACGAGGATGTTGGTCAAATGTCGGCTTGGTACGTGTTATCATCTATGGGTTTTTATGCCGTAAATCCTGCAAAAGGGATCTATGTTTTTGGAAGCCCAGCTGTTGACGAAGCTGTTATTCATTACAAAGAAAATATTTCATTCAAAATAACTGCTGTAAACAACAGTAAAACAAATATTTATATTCAAAAAGTGGAATACAACGGAAAACCCTATACAAAATCATACATTACCCATGACATGATTGTAAAAGGTGGTGAACTTAAATTATATATGGGCAGTCAGCCTTCTATGACTTTTGGTGTTGCAAAAGCTGACAGACCTTTGTAG
- a CDS encoding carboxylesterase family protein: MKTGLLLSLCFLGSNLFSQTKVTGNVVEYFGKEKIVTTAEGNVLYHFGEGFFLPTDKKNGTLFNGQDPVAWQYAVGKFTNPNKQKGDWQAIKQDSVGVFSQKDMKSAFLFTEYNSPKEQIAILETTGGTRTYINGMPHEGDHYDFGYTLIPFKLRKGVNEFVYTKGRFGRVKSNVVIPSKSILFTKRDLTLPDVINGEKDEKWAAIRVINATEKDLKNLVITAKLSSGETATYATDAIMPLFVRKVKFKVPAAKADFTGELKMKLILSDKSGKVIDETEIPIQQRPATIHHERTFVSKVDNSVQYYSVAPALGSGPKALVLSVHGASVEARNQARAYKQKDWAQIVAATNRRPFGFNWEDWGRIDALEVLAEAKKVFNTIPSQTYLTGHSMGGHGTWFLGTTYPDKFAAIAPCASYPDIATYGFDKGDEMNDQFKAFEPIKRSANSGRVKSIVKNLKQTGVYILHGDADSTVPISQVREMRQILSTFHPNFCYYEYPGGEHWYGDHSVDWFPIFEFFKRQSIPNNKDVKEIDFHTATPAVSSTDYWIKLQQQIRPFDFSNINAKIVKQEINIKTENVSIFELDLASLELKGEITININEQSLKTTPDKKAILALKDGKWTFINEINTADKYADRQGGFKFAFNNNVVFVYATGGSNSEKEWYQNRARFDAETFYYRGNGSIDVIPDNEFSLEKYKDRNVVIYGNASNNKAWYLLLKNAPIQIDNHQIKVGDKILKGDDLASYFVYPRKDSKTALVGVVAGTSEAGMKATWANNYISGITGFPDVMIFKADLLLNGLPDMKVSGFFDNNWSTKILDFFN, encoded by the coding sequence ATGAAGACAGGACTTTTACTCTCTTTATGCTTTTTGGGATCAAATTTGTTTTCACAAACAAAAGTTACCGGAAATGTGGTCGAATATTTCGGCAAGGAAAAAATTGTGACAACAGCCGAAGGAAATGTCTTGTATCATTTTGGTGAAGGTTTTTTTCTTCCAACAGATAAAAAAAACGGAACCCTTTTTAACGGACAAGACCCAGTTGCTTGGCAATATGCTGTGGGAAAGTTCACGAATCCTAATAAACAAAAAGGAGATTGGCAGGCTATAAAACAAGATTCTGTTGGGGTTTTCAGTCAAAAAGATATGAAATCGGCTTTTCTTTTTACCGAATATAATTCACCAAAAGAGCAAATTGCCATTTTGGAAACTACAGGCGGAACTCGAACTTATATAAATGGTATGCCACACGAAGGCGATCATTATGATTTTGGATACACGCTGATTCCTTTTAAATTACGCAAAGGAGTAAATGAATTTGTGTACACCAAAGGCCGTTTCGGACGTGTGAAATCAAATGTTGTTATTCCTTCAAAAAGTATACTATTTACCAAACGAGATTTGACACTTCCAGATGTAATTAATGGTGAAAAAGACGAAAAGTGGGCTGCCATACGTGTAATCAATGCTACCGAAAAAGACCTTAAAAACCTTGTTATTACTGCAAAACTATCCAGTGGAGAAACTGCAACTTATGCAACCGATGCGATTATGCCTTTGTTTGTCAGAAAAGTAAAATTCAAAGTTCCTGCCGCCAAAGCTGATTTTACGGGTGAATTAAAAATGAAACTTATCCTTTCTGACAAAAGCGGAAAAGTGATAGACGAAACCGAAATCCCAATTCAGCAACGTCCTGCAACCATTCACCACGAACGAACTTTTGTAAGCAAAGTAGATAATAGCGTGCAATATTACAGTGTAGCACCAGCACTTGGAAGCGGACCAAAAGCTTTGGTGCTTTCTGTTCACGGGGCATCAGTTGAAGCTCGCAATCAGGCACGTGCATACAAACAAAAAGATTGGGCACAAATCGTAGCGGCCACGAACCGCCGCCCTTTTGGTTTCAACTGGGAAGATTGGGGGCGAATCGATGCTTTGGAAGTCTTGGCGGAAGCCAAAAAAGTATTTAACACCATACCTTCTCAAACTTATTTGACAGGACATTCTATGGGCGGTCACGGAACCTGGTTTCTAGGAACAACCTATCCCGATAAATTTGCTGCTATTGCCCCTTGTGCCTCCTACCCTGACATTGCAACCTATGGATTTGACAAAGGCGATGAAATGAACGATCAATTTAAGGCATTTGAACCCATTAAACGTTCAGCCAATTCTGGTCGTGTGAAAAGCATTGTAAAAAACCTGAAACAAACGGGTGTTTATATTCTTCATGGCGATGCAGATTCTACTGTGCCTATTTCTCAAGTTAGGGAAATGCGCCAGATTTTGAGTACTTTCCACCCAAATTTTTGTTATTACGAATATCCAGGCGGTGAACATTGGTACGGAGACCATTCTGTGGATTGGTTCCCTATTTTTGAATTTTTCAAACGCCAATCGATTCCAAATAATAAGGATGTCAAAGAAATTGATTTTCACACCGCTACTCCTGCTGTTTCATCAACCGATTACTGGATAAAACTGCAACAACAAATTCGTCCATTTGATTTTTCAAATATTAATGCCAAAATTGTAAAACAGGAAATTAACATCAAAACAGAAAATGTTTCCATATTTGAACTGGACTTGGCTTCGTTGGAATTAAAAGGAGAAATCACAATAAACATCAACGAACAATCTCTGAAAACTACACCGGATAAAAAGGCTATTTTGGCTTTAAAAGATGGTAAATGGACTTTCATAAACGAAATCAATACTGCTGATAAATATGCCGATCGACAAGGCGGATTCAAATTTGCCTTCAATAATAATGTTGTTTTTGTTTATGCAACAGGAGGTTCAAACTCCGAAAAAGAATGGTATCAAAACAGAGCCCGCTTTGATGCTGAAACATTCTATTACAGAGGAAACGGAAGTATCGACGTGATTCCGGACAACGAATTTTCATTGGAAAAATACAAAGACCGAAATGTCGTAATCTACGGAAATGCATCAAACAACAAGGCATGGTATTTGTTACTGAAAAACGCACCGATTCAAATTGATAATCATCAAATAAAAGTGGGTGACAAAATCTTAAAAGGAGATGATTTAGCCAGTTATTTCGTGTATCCAAGAAAAGACAGTAAAACAGCCTTGGTGGGCGTTGTGGCAGGAACTTCGGAAGCGGGAATGAAAGCAACATGGGCAAACAACTATATTTCTGGAATTACAGGTTTTCCTGATGTGATGATTTTCAAGGCTGATTTGCTCTTGAACGGTTTGCCAGATATGAAAGTAAGCGGTTTCTTTGATAATAACTGGTCAACTAAAATCTTGGATTTTTTTAATTAA
- a CDS encoding beta-mannosidase: MNRIRKNNWYALLLLAGITFLSTSCSSNTEKISMEINKGWQFSEVTKNDWHPATIPGEVHTDLLKNKMIPDPFYRDNEKKLVWIEKKDWEYKTTFNVAPEFFKKKNNLLVFDGLDTYATVYINGIEVLKTNNMFRQWTADVKQNLKPDNNELRIVFQSAQNVVDSLAKKDLPYVIPDNPRCYVRKAQYHFGWDWGPKFTTCGIWKAVRLEAFDEKEEEKEYVAPHKYELVQEKDTAGASFYFKIDDKAVYMKGANYIPSDAFLSRMTNAEYDKVIATAKDANMNMLRIWGGGIYESDYFYDLCDKNGIYVWQDFMFAGTMVPGDKDFFDNVKEEVKYQVKRLRHHPSIVVWCGNNEIDEAFKNWGWQKQFKMNKKDSIRLWSDYKRLFQDSIPKWVKEVDPSRPYVSSSPLFGWGKKESIKQGDSHYWGTWWGLEDVEVTLKKTGRFVSEYGMQAMPNYSTTERITTEEDRHLYSDVLKAHQKAGKGFNKLNSYIHRYFKDTTNVKTWSVKDYTYITQCLQYYSFKNIIGIHRSKEPYNMGTLLWQLNDCWPVASWSITDYYNRQPKAAWYAVKEAYRDDVKPVVDLMRPINMKLENPQVTFKVDGNNIILKATKAAKFVWIDIKGYTGRLSDNYFDLKAGEEKTIAIQSPISKPQITITSLFDVLSRNK, encoded by the coding sequence ATGAATAGAATCAGAAAAAACAATTGGTATGCATTACTGCTCTTAGCAGGAATAACTTTTTTAAGTACAAGTTGTTCTAGCAATACAGAAAAAATTTCGATGGAAATCAACAAAGGATGGCAATTCAGCGAAGTGACCAAAAATGATTGGCATCCGGCAACCATACCCGGTGAAGTACATACTGATTTGTTGAAAAACAAAATGATTCCGGATCCATTCTACCGCGATAACGAAAAAAAATTAGTTTGGATTGAAAAAAAAGACTGGGAATACAAAACTACTTTTAATGTCGCTCCCGAATTTTTCAAAAAGAAAAATAATCTGTTGGTTTTTGACGGATTAGACACTTACGCCACAGTATATATCAACGGAATTGAAGTATTGAAAACCAACAATATGTTCCGTCAATGGACTGCCGATGTAAAACAAAATCTGAAACCAGATAATAACGAATTGAGAATTGTTTTTCAGTCGGCTCAAAATGTAGTGGACTCACTCGCCAAAAAAGATTTGCCTTACGTGATTCCAGATAATCCAAGATGTTATGTACGTAAAGCACAATATCATTTTGGTTGGGATTGGGGACCAAAATTCACCACTTGTGGAATTTGGAAAGCGGTACGTTTGGAAGCTTTTGACGAAAAAGAAGAAGAAAAAGAATATGTAGCGCCTCATAAATACGAATTGGTTCAGGAAAAAGATACTGCCGGAGCTTCTTTTTATTTCAAAATAGATGACAAAGCCGTGTACATGAAGGGTGCAAATTACATTCCCTCAGATGCTTTTTTATCCAGAATGACAAATGCCGAATATGACAAAGTGATTGCCACAGCCAAAGATGCAAACATGAATATGCTCCGAATTTGGGGTGGCGGTATCTATGAAAGTGATTATTTCTATGATTTATGCGACAAAAATGGAATTTATGTTTGGCAAGATTTCATGTTTGCCGGAACGATGGTTCCTGGTGACAAAGACTTTTTCGACAATGTGAAAGAAGAAGTAAAATACCAAGTAAAACGTTTACGCCATCATCCGTCGATTGTGGTTTGGTGTGGAAATAACGAAATAGACGAAGCTTTCAAAAATTGGGGTTGGCAAAAACAATTCAAAATGAATAAGAAAGATTCTATCAGACTTTGGAGTGATTACAAAAGGCTCTTTCAGGACAGTATCCCAAAATGGGTAAAAGAAGTTGACCCAAGTCGCCCTTATGTAAGCAGTTCACCTCTTTTTGGCTGGGGCAAAAAAGAAAGCATCAAGCAAGGCGACAGTCACTATTGGGGAACTTGGTGGGGACTTGAGGATGTTGAAGTTACTTTGAAAAAAACGGGGCGTTTTGTTAGTGAATACGGTATGCAAGCAATGCCAAATTATTCCACCACCGAAAGAATAACTACTGAAGAGGACAGACATTTGTACTCTGATGTATTGAAAGCGCACCAAAAAGCAGGCAAAGGATTTAATAAACTGAATTCATACATTCATCGATATTTCAAAGACACTACGAATGTAAAAACCTGGTCGGTGAAAGATTACACCTATATAACGCAGTGTTTACAGTATTATTCTTTTAAAAACATCATCGGAATTCACCGATCAAAAGAGCCATACAATATGGGAACATTGTTGTGGCAGTTGAACGATTGTTGGCCAGTAGCGAGCTGGAGTATCACCGATTACTACAACCGTCAGCCAAAAGCCGCTTGGTATGCAGTAAAAGAAGCCTACAGAGATGATGTAAAACCAGTAGTAGACTTGATGAGACCAATAAACATGAAATTGGAAAATCCACAAGTTACTTTCAAAGTGGATGGCAACAATATTATTTTAAAAGCAACAAAAGCAGCAAAATTTGTTTGGATTGACATCAAAGGTTACACTGGAAGATTGAGTGATAATTATTTTGATTTGAAAGCGGGTGAAGAAAAAACTATTGCCATTCAATCACCAATATCAAAACCACAAATCACAATTACTTCGTTATTTGATGTTTTGAGTAGAAATAAATAA
- a CDS encoding endonuclease/exonuclease/phosphatase family protein yields the protein MRKFILVLEIFFAFANTNAQTKALSSLNIMTFNIRYDNPGDGLNSWQHRKENVLKMIRFNEVDILGMQEVLEHQLKDFTTGLSGYEAIGVGREDGKTKGEYSPILYNKNKFTLIKSGYFWLSQTPEKPSKGWDAACERIATWVQLKDKANGKKLFVINTHFDHIGEIARRESVTLIKLKIAQLSEGMPQIMMGDLNATPDSSVMTALLTPDKSLSLLDSKKLAPIVYGPNWSFYDFGKIPFNDRPLIDYILVTKGISIKKYAVFAETLNELCLSDHAPVFINISF from the coding sequence ATGAGAAAATTCATATTGGTTTTAGAAATATTTTTTGCTTTCGCAAATACAAATGCACAAACCAAAGCATTATCAAGTCTGAATATAATGACGTTTAATATTCGTTATGACAATCCGGGAGACGGCTTAAACAGTTGGCAGCATCGCAAAGAAAATGTCTTGAAAATGATTCGTTTCAACGAAGTGGATATTCTAGGAATGCAGGAAGTTCTTGAGCACCAACTGAAAGATTTCACTACAGGTCTTTCTGGATACGAAGCTATTGGAGTTGGTCGTGAAGATGGAAAAACAAAAGGAGAATACAGCCCAATTCTTTACAATAAAAATAAATTTACACTAATAAAATCAGGTTATTTCTGGCTGAGCCAAACTCCGGAAAAACCATCCAAAGGTTGGGATGCCGCTTGCGAACGCATTGCAACTTGGGTGCAACTGAAAGACAAAGCCAACGGGAAAAAACTTTTTGTAATAAATACTCATTTTGATCACATCGGCGAAATTGCCAGACGTGAAAGTGTGACTTTGATAAAATTAAAAATCGCTCAACTCAGCGAAGGAATGCCTCAAATAATGATGGGAGATTTGAATGCTACTCCAGACTCATCGGTGATGACTGCATTATTGACACCGGATAAATCGTTAAGTCTTTTGGATTCCAAAAAACTGGCACCAATTGTTTACGGTCCAAATTGGTCTTTTTATGATTTTGGAAAAATACCTTTCAATGACCGCCCTCTTATCGATTATATTTTGGTAACCAAAGGAATTTCAATCAAAAAATATGCTGTTTTTGCCGAAACATTAAATGAACTTTGTCTTTCTGATCATGCTCCTGTCTTCATCAATATTTCATTTTAA
- a CDS encoding alpha-L-fucosidase: protein MKKRNSSIVSLKIKFIFLLISIILFPRHSYSQEKEKTWAELKQNYEFPAWYTEARFGIWLHWGAQSQPDEGGGWYARHMYMQDVGSQTFGKNAYPNHLKQYGHPSKVGYKEVLQSWKAEKLNTDALMKYFKEIGAKYFMILAVHHDHFDDFNSTYQKWNSVNIGPKRDIVGDFRESARKYKMPFAVSSHDDRYLNWWLPAFGSDSSGPLKGVPYDGNLTKEDGKGLWWDGLDPADLYGLPPAKRTPEWIADMKKTWVLRHKELVTKYDVDMIWFDGYGFPYGEPGKEVCRTLFENSLKKNGKIMAVAAGKISEDDAIVKDIECGTSNGINLKPWQGIITTSSGWFYKKDREMVHNARTIIEMLADINSKNGNLLLNMELLPDGSISPDEKAIFDEVGAWVNQNSAAIYASKPWKVYGDNLNSSLKRASNIANADLDALKKQAESEQFNQRTIKSLPYGNDEVRFTTKGDILYVFVLNPTEGEIALPTLGLKSKQAPKKIKSIKMLNGKKVTFEQTDEKLTLKVPVNRPSKYAAVFEIKGAL, encoded by the coding sequence ATGAAAAAAAGAAATTCCTCAATTGTTAGTCTCAAAATCAAATTTATTTTTCTTTTGATTTCTATCATTCTATTTCCTCGCCATTCTTATTCTCAGGAAAAGGAAAAAACATGGGCAGAATTAAAACAAAACTATGAATTTCCCGCATGGTACACCGAAGCCCGTTTTGGAATCTGGCTGCACTGGGGAGCACAATCTCAGCCTGATGAGGGTGGTGGCTGGTATGCCCGTCATATGTATATGCAGGATGTAGGTTCGCAAACATTTGGGAAAAATGCTTATCCCAACCACCTTAAACAATACGGACATCCTTCAAAAGTGGGCTACAAAGAAGTTCTTCAATCTTGGAAAGCCGAAAAATTGAATACAGATGCTTTGATGAAATATTTCAAAGAAATTGGAGCTAAATATTTTATGATTTTAGCTGTTCATCACGATCATTTTGATGATTTCAATTCGACTTATCAAAAATGGAATTCGGTAAATATAGGTCCAAAAAGAGATATTGTGGGCGATTTTAGAGAATCGGCACGAAAATACAAAATGCCTTTTGCGGTGAGTTCACACGATGATCGATACTTGAATTGGTGGCTTCCCGCTTTTGGTTCGGATAGTTCTGGTCCATTAAAAGGCGTTCCTTATGATGGAAATCTTACCAAAGAAGATGGGAAAGGTTTATGGTGGGATGGTCTGGATCCAGCCGATTTATACGGACTCCCTCCAGCCAAAAGAACTCCAGAATGGATTGCCGACATGAAAAAAACATGGGTGTTGCGTCACAAAGAATTGGTAACCAAATACGATGTAGATATGATTTGGTTTGACGGTTACGGTTTCCCGTATGGAGAACCAGGTAAAGAAGTTTGTCGCACATTGTTTGAAAATAGTTTAAAGAAAAACGGAAAAATAATGGCTGTTGCTGCCGGAAAAATTTCGGAAGATGATGCAATCGTGAAAGATATTGAATGTGGAACTTCAAACGGAATCAACCTAAAACCATGGCAGGGAATCATAACAACCAGCAGTGGATGGTTTTACAAAAAAGACAGAGAAATGGTTCACAACGCTCGAACTATTATAGAAATGCTTGCCGATATAAATAGCAAAAATGGGAATTTGTTACTCAATATGGAGCTTTTGCCGGATGGAAGTATTTCTCCCGATGAAAAAGCGATTTTTGACGAAGTGGGTGCTTGGGTCAATCAAAATAGTGCGGCCATTTACGCTAGTAAACCCTGGAAAGTCTATGGAGACAACCTAAATTCGTCCTTAAAACGTGCCAGTAATATCGCCAATGCCGACTTGGATGCTCTAAAAAAACAAGCCGAATCTGAGCAGTTTAATCAAAGAACCATCAAAAGTTTACCTTATGGTAATGACGAAGTGCGATTTACTACCAAAGGCGATATTTTATATGTTTTCGTTCTGAATCCAACCGAAGGCGAAATTGCACTTCCAACATTGGGATTGAAATCAAAACAAGCACCAAAGAAAATTAAATCGATAAAAATGTTGAATGGTAAAAAAGTTACTTTCGAACAAACAGACGAAAAACTGACTTTAAAAGTTCCTGTAAATCGTCCTTCAAAATACGCTGCCGTTTTTGAAATTAAAGGTGCTTTGTAA